From Arachis hypogaea cultivar Tifrunner chromosome 3, arahy.Tifrunner.gnm2.J5K5, whole genome shotgun sequence:
ATTGACATCTCTGAGAATCAATTCTCAGGTGATTTCCCAAAGTTCTTGTGTGAAGGAAGGAAGTTGGTATTTTTGCTTGCATTGCAAAACAATTTCTCTGGGAATTTTCCCGGGTCTTACGCCTCGTGCAAGTCTCTGTTGAGATTAAGGATTAGTGGTAACCAATTATCTGGGAAAATTCCAGATGGTGTTTGGGCACTTCCAGATGTAAAAATAATTGATTTGGCTTACAATGATTTCAGTGGTGAGATATCTTCAGAGATTGGGTTTTCTACCAACTTGAGTGAGTTAGTTTTGACACAGAACAAGTTTTCTGGTAAGCTGCCATCAGAACTTGGCAATCTGGTGAACCTTGAGAAGCTTTACTTGAACAATAATACTTTCTCTGGAGAAATACCACCTGAAATGGGATCACTGAAGCAACTCTCTACTTTGCATCTGGAACAGAATTCCTTAACTGGACCAATACCTGAAGAATTGGGTGATTGTCCAAGGCTAGTAGACTTGAATCTTGCATGGAATTCTCTCTCTGGAAACATACCCCAGTCAATTTCACTTATGAGCTCATTGAACTCTCTTAATCTATCTGGAAACAGACTTTCCGGTTCTATTCCGGATAATTTAGAGACACTGAAACTGAGCTCTGTGGATTTTTCTCAAAACCTGTTTTCTGGGAGGATCCCATCTGGTCTTCTGATTATTGGAGGAAAGCAAGCTTTTCTTGGGAACAAGGGACTTTGTGTTGAGGAAAATTTTAGACCTCCCATGAATCCTGATTTGAGAATCTGTGCTGAAAGTCATGGTCAGAAAAGGCTTTTTGCTGATAAATTTGTCTTGTTCTTTCTCATTGCTTCTATTTTTGTCATTGCTTTAGCTGTGTTGCTGCTTTTGAATCGTGGAAACCTCAAGCATATTATTGCGGATAAGAACTTGAATGGTCAAGATGAATCAAGTCAAAAATGGAAACTTGCATCTTTCCACCAAGTAGATATCGATGCGGATGAAATATGCAAATTGAATGATGATAATTTAATTGGAAGTGGCAGTACAGGGAGGGTTTATCGAGTGGAGTTGCGAAAGAGTCACGCCACAGTTGCTGTAAAGAAACTAGGCAAAGGTGATAATGTGAAGATTTTAGCTGCAGAGATGGAGATTCTGGGGAAAATTAGACATAGGAATATACTTAAGCTCTATGCTTGTTTAGTAAAAGGAGGGTCCAATTTTTTGGTGTTTGAGTACATGCCAAATGGTAATCTTTTTCGTGCTCTACACAGAGATATTAAAGATGGGAAGCGGGAGTTGGATTGGAACCAGAGGTATAAGATTGCTCTGGGAGCCGCAAAGGGAATTTCCTATTTACACCATGATTGTTCTCCACCTATTATTCATAGGGATATAAAATCAAGCAACATCTTGCTTGATCAGGATTATGAGCCCAAAATAGCTGATTTTGGTTTTGCAAGGTTGGCAGAAAAATCCAGTGACCAATTGGGTTATAGCTGTGTTGCTGGTACACATGGTTATATAGCACCAGgtaattttgaaattattttgtgCAGGAAATTTTATTTCACTGTTTAATATTTAGGAAGCATACACAACTTGAGTTTGGTTTTAACGATAGAACACAAATACAAAGATAAAGGACTGAAGATTTGTGTCCCTTCTATCCCAGGTTTAGAAAGAAGTATAGAAAATAAACTAAATTTGTATTCTAAAACTTTCTGTCTCTCTgtctttatatttgtgtcttatctCTGAAACCAAATGCAATCTGTTATTATTTTTGAGACATGAAATATGCATGCCGTTGTTAAATAAGTTATATCATGTTATAGTTAATTTATGCAATACACTCTTGTGTGCAGAACTTGCTTATACACTTGACATAGATGAAAAGAGTGATGTTTACAGCTTCGGAGTGGTGCTATTAGAATTGGTTTCAGGCAGAGAACCAATTGAAGAGGATTATGGAGAGGCAAAGGACATTGTATACTGGGTTTTGACTCATCTGAATGACAGAGAAAGTGTTGTTAACATCCTTGATAACAGGTTGGTATCCAAGTCTGAAAACGATATGATAAAAGTGTTGAAGATTGCTATAAAGTGTACAACTAAGCTTCCATCTCTGCGCCCAACAATGAGAGAGGTTGTCAACATGCTCACTGATGCTGAGCCATGCACATTGAAATCTCCTCTCAAAGATGAACAAGAGGCTCCTTTAACAAGTGATTTTCTTTAGCTAAATGTAAATCCTTGAAAGCTATCCCTTAATCATAATGTATCATGCAGTTATTATGCACTTTCGGTAACATTGTCCAAATGTATGTAGGGACTGAAATATGTCTCTCTGCCTTAAAAATGGCAACTATGTCTTTTTCCTACGGTATAAGATCATCTTGTTTTACTTTTCTTATTGATTCAATTTCTAACATTTTTGCTTAGGTTTTAAAGGATATTTCCCCTGCTTTTAGTAGTGTTACAAGTTTTTCAGTGGGGTTAGATATGAATTTAACTTGATAATTTTATCATCTCTCatactacaacaacaacaacaacaacaacaacaaaaccaGTCACACTCATAAGTCACCTTGGTTTAATTGTAAAAGTGGACGAGTCGAATCAATAAAATTACAACTTGTTTAAAAGCAGATCAATTGACTCTACTCGAATAACTCGCGAGTTAAACAGATTCGGTTGAACATATACATATACAGGTTGACTCGTCTGTACTTTTTATATaggctaaaaaattttaatatggaaaCAAAATGAGTGATATACTTTAACATGGTAATTgttggtgttttttaaaattgtgggagtacacaaatcggaccctccgatttgtgtttaaaagttgaaaaaaattcagagtacacaaatcggagggtccgatttgtgttaaaaaaaattaaaaaaactcagAGTACACAACTCGGACCATGCGAGTTCTTTGGTCATGAAATTTTGCTTCAcaaatcgcatggtccgatttgCAGCTGATGAAATTTGAAATCTAAAACGTAGAATTCGGACCCTCCGTTTTTTTGTTCTGGGTAATTCACAACTCGCAGGGTCCGAGTTCTTCTTCCTCTAATCCCACAACGAGGTGAAACACCCCTCCTCCCCATACGCGAGTCTAACACCTTCTTTGCttccatattcaaattaattagTGTTTTATATATGTGATATATAAAGCTAGATTAATTTGTTAGACACTATCTTTGTTATagatttgttaataatttttgtaaAGTTTAGATAATTTACTATGAAAATATATTAATGTATGATAGTTTTTTTATTTGTATGGATATTAAGTAAAAAAGAATTTACTAAAACTATGTAGcaatttttttaggaaaaaaaagaaacaaatcaaCCTATTTAACTCATTAGCTTGGACGAATCGAGTCATACCGACATTTCCTTGACTCGTTTAAAGTACAAGTCAATCCATGTTTTTTAATTTTGGCTCGCGACTGATGATGAGTCTGCTAAAACCCGACCCACCCGCTTATTTGTAAGCTCTAATTCTGATTCAAGGCTATGCAttacttatttatattttttgtgctGAAAATTCCTGAGAAGAAAATTCTGACTTTCAAACTCGAACAAATgggtcttttatttttattttttccttccacttttgttcaAAATCTGTACATAGTATTGGTTTTTCTAGAAAATTTTAAGGTGAAAACTTATAAGAGAATTGTTCTAAACGTGTACCATGTCAAAGTTTTTATGGTCTTACCAGTCAATGATTAATGTCCATAAAAGGAATGGTCATGGGTTATAAGATTGATTGATGAGAAGTTATATCTACAGGAACAGAATTTTGTTGGAATCAAATTTAGATTCGCTATTCAACCTTATTATTCACGGCAGTTATTATTCATATCACATGATTTTACTGTTACTACTGTAGTCGTATGTCAAAATCTTCCAACAATTATTAAGAAACTAAAGCGGGTACCAATTCATTAAGAACTAAGAAGTGattcttatattttattattatcaatatgattttttccttcaTGGTTAGTTCAGCAACCATCAatgtataatacataaaaataaatacataggcATCTACGGCCCTGACTaattcaaaacacaaaaaaacaaaatTGGACCGCGTATAATTGTTGTCTCATGGTGTGACAACGAAACAGGTCTAAAAAAATGTATTAACAAGAAAAAATGAGTGAAGGAAAGAGAGATGGAATCTACAAGAAGAAAGGGACTGGTTCTTCATTCATCAGAAGTGTTGGTTGTGGATCTTGACATGGATGGTTTCGCCAAACACACAGCCAATGCTTTTTCCAAGTAATTTGCAACTTCAGTCATTGTTGGACGATCTCTGCCCTCCAGCCTCACACAATCTGCTGCCAAATAACCAACGTACGCCACCGCCTCTATCTCGTAGGGCGTTGGCGGCGGCACTCTTGGGTCCAGCACCCTGTGAAGCTCATCTTGATTAATATATGGCACCATGAAATCCACCACGTTTCTTGGGACTCCATTCTCATTTTTATGTATGGCCTTGTGGCCAGACAGAATTTCCAGGAGCACTACTCCGAAACTGTAGACATCGCTCTTTGTAGTTAGCATTTGAAGCCTGTAGTATTCAGGGTCCATGTAACCAACTGTGCCGGCCGCAAGGAGCGAAAGATGCGACTCTTCGTCTTCAGGACCCATGAGTGAGAGTCCAAAATCAGAAACTTTGGCAGTCCACTTTGAGTCTAACAGTATGTTTGATGATTTTATGTCGCGGTGAATGATTGGTGGGGTTGCGTATTGGTGAAGGTACTCTATGCCTCTTGCTGCATCAAGTGCTACTTTGATGCGCACGGCCCAAGACATTAATGTTGAAGTATGAAGCTTGTGGAGATGCTCGTTTAAGCTTCCATTGTTCATGTACTCGTAAACCAATATGCGCTCGTTGGCGTCCTCATAGAACCCCAATAGCCTCACCAGATTCTTGTGGTGGAGCCTAGAGAGGCTCTCTAGCTCGTTCACAAATGCACTGTCCTTGTCTTCCTGCCTTCTGGTGGCATTGGAGGGCGAATGGGGAGAGTTTTCGGCTCTTTTTATGGCGACTTCCTTGCCTTCTTGCAGTGTGGCATGGTATACAGACCCAAAGCTACCTGTCCCTATTTTCTTGTCCTCTGAGAAATTGTTGGTCGCTTCAAGAAGCACTTGAAGGCTGTATTCCTCCAAATGGCTCCCGTTTCCCAAGCTGATCACGTGGCTTAAACGCTTCTCTAGAACTCCACGGCCGCCTCCACCTTCCGGGTGGCTTGGCGAGGCGCTCCCAGTCCCTGATTCATCCAATCGCCCAGAGTCGTGGACGCGGCCTCCTTTACCCTTGCAGTGCCAGTAAATGAAGAAACAAAACACTAGCAGCAGGGAACTGCAACCAACACATCCAACCACCAAGAATGCAACCATCTTCTTGCTCCATCCACTACTTTTTGTAGTCCCGGTCGGACTACTTGTGGGTGGTGGCGATGGCGAGGGCGAACCAGTCTTATTTCTTGGGGAACAAGATGTACAAATTGACATTCCTGAAGAGCATAGTGTGGCAGAGCCTAGTAAGATTCCGCATGGGCAGTTACTCCTACAAGGTCCAGGGAGGACATTTTCAAACACCTCAGCATTTGTATCAAAAAACTTAGCACCCCAACATACCAAGCTAAAATTAGAATACACAATTCCACAGAAAACACTTCGTTTTGCCACAATTGCCACAAAGAAAGTCCCTTCAAATCTCTTTGGAATCCTGAAATTATTCTGTCCCCAACAAGCAACAGTTCTATTATCTCTAAGTGCACAACTTCGGTTCTCTCCCAAGGCCAAATCAACAAACTTACCCTGCGGTTTCTGATCCACGTCACCCCAGCAATCCAAGCTTCCATCGATGGAGATGGCACAAGCATGCCTAAACCCGGCTGCAATGGCAGAGTGCGCGCCACCAGGCTCCTTACCAACAACTCCGGTATCACCACCACTGCAAGTAACCTTGCCTGATGACTCCGATAAGCCGCAGACAAAATTCTCTCCCACAGCAATACTTGACAAGTTGGTGACCTTGCTTGAATCGAAGCGAGGCCATTGCCAGCACTTAAGGCTATTATTGTTCTGAGTTACAAGGCCACAAACATGGGAGTTTCCGGCATCCATGTTTTGAATTACAGGTCCATGGTAGACACGCTTGAAAGGAACATTGGTAGCATTGGCAGAGAATCTCCAACAACCCATGATGGAGTTAGAAGAAGATGGTGTCCTCAATGCACATAGGAATCCACTGCCACCAGCAATTTCAGCATATGAGAGGTTACGATTCAGTTGAAGAGAGATTCCAGGTGGAAAGCTTGTACAGTTAAGGTTAGATTGTCCTTGTACTTGTCGGTTGGGATTCTGTAAGGCACAAATAAATGTTTGGTTGGAAGTCTCGGAGATGGAAACAGTTGAAAGTGTATTTATGATAGTAACAGAAGAGAGGAAGcagaagagaatgaagaggagGAGGCAGAAGGAGGAGTTAGCCataagaagaagaattcgaaaatttcaTGGTGGGATATGATTTGATGAGAGTAATAGAGGTGAGGTGAGGATTTTATGACAAgactgaaaaagcaaaagcatTACATTAACAAACGCGTTTTGCGAATTCTGAAAGAGAGAGTattgttcttttctcttctcttttgttAGGACTCAGTACCAATGACTTAGTCCACATATATGTTAGTTCCACAGTGTTTctccaattattaattattataattgttTTCAAGTAAATATTATATAACTCCGTCATTTCACTCGCGGAAAAAGAATCCCATTTTAAAATTAGACCCTACCTCTTGTGATTCATATCAAAAGAGAAATAATCAAATAGAAGCTTTACCTACTCATCACTCATATATAAACTTTCTATATATTCCTATGCAATATTAGAATATATTTaggatattatatatttaatatctatgTTTATCTAATTTGATATTAGATTGATTTTATCATTATGATTAAATTACATCATTAGCCtataaatagatattttttattgtacattCACACAAGAACGACGAacatttgatatttatttttgagttattCTCCAAACAATATATCAATTTTATGGGCAGATATCACTTTTATTAATATTTCCTTTTCTGGGTTGACGTAAGGTTTA
This genomic window contains:
- the LOC112789490 gene encoding serine/threonine-protein kinase-like protein CCR4 — protein: MANSSFCLLLFILFCFLSSVTIINTLSTVSISETSNQTFICALQNPNRQVQGQSNLNCTSFPPGISLQLNRNLSYAEIAGGSGFLCALRTPSSSNSIMGCWRFSANATNVPFKRVYHGPVIQNMDAGNSHVCGLVTQNNNSLKCWQWPRFDSSKVTNLSSIAVGENFVCGLSESSGKVTCSGGDTGVVGKEPGGAHSAIAAGFRHACAISIDGSLDCWGDVDQKPQGKFVDLALGENRSCALRDNRTVACWGQNNFRIPKRFEGTFFVAIVAKRSVFCGIVYSNFSLVCWGAKFFDTNAEVFENVLPGPCRSNCPCGILLGSATLCSSGMSICTSCSPRNKTGSPSPSPPPTSSPTGTTKSSGWSKKMVAFLVVGCVGCSSLLLVFCFFIYWHCKGKGGRVHDSGRLDESGTGSASPSHPEGGGGRGVLEKRLSHVISLGNGSHLEEYSLQVLLEATNNFSEDKKIGTGSFGSVYHATLQEGKEVAIKRAENSPHSPSNATRRQEDKDSAFVNELESLSRLHHKNLVRLLGFYEDANERILVYEYMNNGSLNEHLHKLHTSTLMSWAVRIKVALDAARGIEYLHQYATPPIIHRDIKSSNILLDSKWTAKVSDFGLSLMGPEDEESHLSLLAAGTVGYMDPEYYRLQMLTTKSDVYSFGVVLLEILSGHKAIHKNENGVPRNVVDFMVPYINQDELHRVLDPRVPPPTPYEIEAVAYVGYLAADCVRLEGRDRPTMTEVANYLEKALAVCLAKPSMSRSTTNTSDE
- the LOC112789489 gene encoding uncharacterized protein; the encoded protein is MANTPILFHFFKLLLLTSYFIFPPCGSQSLEAKALLEFKNHLNDPLNCLGSWNESVSPCEFVGVNCDAFSGKVTEISVENKSLSGVLFPSISVLQSLQVLSLPSNMISGKLPVEINRCTNLRVLNLTGNHMVGTIPDLSMLRNLQVLDLSANYFTGRIPSWVGNLTALVSLGLGVNEFTEGEIPDTLGNLKNLTWFYLGGSHLIGEIPESLYEMRALQTLDISRNRISGKISRSISKLENLYKLELFSNNLTGTIPAEFANLTNLHEVDMSSNHLFGKLPDEIGHMKNLTVFQVYGNNLSGELPAGFGEMQSLVGFSVYRNSFTGTIPENFGRFSQLESIDISENQFSGDFPKFLCEGRKLVFLLALQNNFSGNFPGSYASCKSLLRLRISGNQLSGKIPDGVWALPDVKIIDLAYNDFSGEISSEIGFSTNLSELVLTQNKFSGKLPSELGNLVNLEKLYLNNNTFSGEIPPEMGSLKQLSTLHLEQNSLTGPIPEELGDCPRLVDLNLAWNSLSGNIPQSISLMSSLNSLNLSGNRLSGSIPDNLETLKLSSVDFSQNLFSGRIPSGLLIIGGKQAFLGNKGLCVEENFRPPMNPDLRICAESHGQKRLFADKFVLFFLIASIFVIALAVLLLLNRGNLKHIIADKNLNGQDESSQKWKLASFHQVDIDADEICKLNDDNLIGSGSTGRVYRVELRKSHATVAVKKLGKGDNVKILAAEMEILGKIRHRNILKLYACLVKGGSNFLVFEYMPNGNLFRALHRDIKDGKRELDWNQRYKIALGAAKGISYLHHDCSPPIIHRDIKSSNILLDQDYEPKIADFGFARLAEKSSDQLGYSCVAGTHGYIAPELAYTLDIDEKSDVYSFGVVLLELVSGREPIEEDYGEAKDIVYWVLTHLNDRESVVNILDNRLVSKSENDMIKVLKIAIKCTTKLPSLRPTMREVVNMLTDAEPCTLKSPLKDEQEAPLTSDFL